One window of Strigops habroptila isolate Jane chromosome Z, bStrHab1.2.pri, whole genome shotgun sequence genomic DNA carries:
- the ARRDC3 gene encoding arrestin domain-containing protein 3, with protein sequence MVLGKVKSLTISFDCLNDSNVPVYSSGDTVSGRVSLEVTGEIRVKSLKIHARGHAKVRWTESRNAGSNTAYTQNYTEEVEYFNHKDVLIGHERDDDNSEEGLHAIHSGRHEYAFSFELPQTPLATSFEGRHGSVRYWVKAELHRPWFLPVKLKKEFTVFEHIDINTPSLLSPQAGTKEKTLCCWFCTSGPISLSAKIERKGYTPGESIQIFAEIENCSSRVVVPKAAIYQTQAFYAKGKMKEVKQLVANLRGESLSSGKTETWNGKQLKIPPVSPSILDCSIIRVEYSLMVYVDIPGAMDLFLNLPLVIGTIPLHPFGSRTSSVSSQYSMNMNWLGLTLPERPEAPPSYAEVVTEEQRQSSLAPIGACDDFERALPGPLFAYIQEFRFLPPPLYSEIDPNPDQPTDDRPSCPSR encoded by the exons atggtgctggggaaggtgaaGAGCTTGACAATAAGCTTTGACTGTCTGAATGACAGCAATGTCCCCGTGTACTCCAGCGGCGACACAGTCTCAGGAAGGGTCAGTTTAGAAGTGACCGGAGAAATCCGAGTGAAATCCCTCAAAATCCACGCGAGGGGACACGCGAAGGTGCGCTGGACCGAGTCGCGGAACGCTGGATCCAACACTGCCTACACGCAGAACTACACGGAGGAAGTGGAGTATTTCAACCATAAGGACGTCCTGATCGGCCACGAGAGAG ATGATGACAATTCAGAAGAAGGCCTTCATGCCATCCATTCGGGAAGGCACGAATATGCATTCAGCTTCGAGCTTCCACAGAC ACCACTTGCTACCTCATTCGAAGGCAGACATGGCAGTGTGCGCTATTGGGTGAAAGCTGAATTGCATAGGCCTTGGTTTCTACCAGTAAAATTAAAGAAGGAATTTACAGTCTTTGAACATATAGATATCAACACTCCTTCATTACTG TCACCCCAAGCAGGCACAAAAGAAAAGACTctctgttgttggttttgtacCTCAGGCCCAATATCCTTAAGTGCCAAAATTGAAAGGAAGGGCTACACCCCAG GTGAATCAATTCAGATCTTCGCTGAGATTGAGAACTGCTCTTCCCGTGTGGTGGTGCCAAAGGCAGCCATTTACCAAACACAGGCATTTTAtgccaaagggaaaatgaaggaagtCAAACAGCTTGTTGCCAACCTTCGTGGGGAATCCTTGTCATCTGGCAAAACAGAAACCTGGAATGGCAAACAATTGAAAATTCCACCTGTTTCCCCTTCAATCCTTGACTGTAGTATAATCCGTGTAGAGTACTCGCTGATG GTATATGTTGATATTCCGGGTGCCATGGATTTATTTCTTAACTTACCACTGGTCATTGGCACCATTCCTCTACATCCATTTGGTAGCAGAACATCAAGCGTGAGCAGCCAGTATAGCATGAACATGAATTGGCTTGGTCTGACACTGCCTGAAAGACCAGAAG CACCTCCTAGCTATGCAGAAGTGGTCACAGAGGAACAGAGGCAGTCCAGCCTCGCACCTATAGGTGCTTGTGATGACTTTGAGAGAGCGCTTCCAGGACCATTGTTTGCATACATCCAGGAGTTCCGTTTTCTGCCTCCACCCCTCTATTCAGAA ATTGATCCAAACCCAGATCAGCCCACAGATGACAGACCATCCTGCCCCTCTCGTTGA